Part of the Nicotiana sylvestris chromosome 5, ASM39365v2, whole genome shotgun sequence genome is shown below.
GTCGGTCCGGGCCGGTTAACCGGTTGAATAGTAAGTTACGTTGACGGGGTTTGACCGGTCCGGTTAACCGGTTGACAAAATGTGAACAGACCAAACCCGCCTACCCTTTAACCCAGCCCAACCCGGCCTTCTTGTACCGGTCTGGGCCGTTCCGGAAACGGGCTAACCCGGCCCGTTAGACACCCATAGATAATATTGTGTCAAACTAAGATAGTAATTTTTTAATCTTTTATATATACTTAGAAAACgaataaaattaatttttatatttttatttatagcAGTCAAATAAAGTTTTAACATcaaatattattatatatatcATTATTCATCATAAACGACAAAAGTTTACTTTTTTAGTTCTCAAGATCGCGCGGACTAGTCCCTCGCCTATGCACATTAGGACTAGTAGCCGTTGCTTACTAGTCCCTCGCCTATGCACGTCTTGCGTTATTTCTTTGCTTAGTATTACATCTAATCGCTGTTCTCCTTTGAAAATTATGCCATTTCTCTCTTGCCATATGTAGTACAGAATCATAGACTTTTCTGTTTGTGTGAAAGGATTCTTAATGCTCGTGATGAGGAGATAGCAGCAATGAATGTTCAAATTGAGCTTTTAAGGAAACAACTGTAAGAATAACTCTTTTATAGCTCTTCTAAGTTTATTCAAGCGTTTTAGGCTAATCAGAGCTATGGTTTTATTGTTTTTTTACAGTGCTGAGGTTGAGATTGTTGCTCCTGCCCCGGTTGAGATTGTTGCTCCTCCCCCGGTTGAGGTTGTTGCTCCTGCCCCGGTTGCGGTTGAGGTTGTTGCTCCTGCCCCAGTTGCGGTTGGGGTTGTTGTTCCTGCCCCTTTTCAGTCGGGTGTACGTCGGAGGTATTGTCATTGTCTTTGGTAATTTTTCCTAGGGTAGATTAGAAATCACTTGCTAAAATGTTTTATGATAAGCAGGTTCCTGGTTGAAGATGTTGCTGAGCCCGCTGGAGCTGCTGCGCCCACTGGAGCTGCTGCGCCTGCTGGAGCCAGGTCTGATTCAGACTCGATGTCTGTGGCATCGCCACCAGATGACAAAACTGGTGATCCTGATTATCAGCCTTGATAATCAGGATGGGGCTGATAATCAGGATGCGGCTTTATGAGTATTGGTACTGCTTCAGACTCAAGTGTTGTTAAATTCTGTTTGTTTTTCTAATATAGAACAAGACATGGATGTAAAGGATATCTTTTAACTATATTGCTAGTAGATCTGTTTAGTCATGAGAAACAATAGTACCATAGAACAGGAATGCATGAGAAATAGATTTTGGGATTAACTTCGTTTAGAGGGTCCTCTCTATTGGCACCTGGTGTTTTAAAATATATAGTGTTTTTACTTGTCATGTGCGTATTTGTGAGGTGCTTTGTTATGTTATTTAGTATTTACTAATTAACTTTCATGATGTGAAACCTGATGTTAAAGACAACTAATTCATTGATCAAATGATGAAGCATTGTTTATCTTGCTAATTCTTGCTATTTGTCAGAATGTGTTCATGCTATTTCCATGTTCCTAGGGAAAAGCATCCTATTTTGTAGAGTAAACTACCCTACACAGTACACCTCCATATAATATCCTAATATTATTTAAACCCttgcttcatttatttttaaTAATAGTATATAAAAAGACTAAACTAACCTTGTAAATGGTACAATTGTATCAGATCGCGTGATCATTGAACATATAGCTtcaacttcaatttttttttggttCACGTATCTTCTTCCTGTTTTTCCAATAAATGCCTTCCTCAACCAATTGACGAGCCAGAGGGAAATATGGTAGCACAAGTATGCTGGTATATTTCCTAGGCTCAGAGTCCCTGAGGGCCATTGGCGCACTATCCAAAACTCGATGGATAATGGTTTcgcccctctacccttctccatttaaaaataaaagtCGAAGAAGACAGCAAAATTCAGAATTTTGGAGATGCAAAGTATGTTTTTGGTGGAGAATACAAGAATAACTCCGGAGCTATGGCAAATCTAAAAGATGACCGAGGCTAAAAAATTCGAGGCAATGAAAGTAAAATACTGGGTATAATGCAAAGAGTTTGAAAATATTTAATGTTTTTGTACATTAGAAATCTTTGTAATCTTTAAATTTAAAAGTATACGGTTGGTTTTGTCAGATAAAGTCTTTTAATAATGGGACTTAAAATCTCTTGGTTGGCAATAAAGTTGCTGATTTGATTTTCCTAATAGAAGATACGTTATTTTTTTAACCTAGTGTTATTTATTTCAAATGATTTTACATTTTTGTACGTTATACGAAAGCATTAATGATTGCTGAAAGGCTAAAAAAGTCCATCAATTTACAAGGGTATTTTTGTGCTTCATTCTTACTCCTTGGATTTCATACTTATAAAAAAACTAGTTTTAacgtacgcgctttgcgcgtgtaccctATTTTAATGAGTAAAAACTTATTTAAAATTTGTCTTTGTgttctaaaataaaatataatttctTGAAAATGATGAATATTGGTCGTGTATTGTTAACTCTATAATGATAGAAATTGTCCAACATAAGTACTC
Proteins encoded:
- the LOC104210489 gene encoding uncharacterized protein, whose amino-acid sequence is MNVQIELLRKQLAEVEIVAPAPVEIVAPPPVEVVAPAPVAVEVVAPAPVAVGVVVPAPFQSGVRRRFLVEDVAEPAGAAAPTGAAAPAGARSDSDSMSVASPPDDKTGDPDYQP